Below is a window of Sulfitobacter sp. SK012 DNA.
ACATCCGCGGCGCGGGCCTGATCCATGGCCAATTCAGGGGTGTGATGGACAAATGCGTTCAATTTCCCTGCCCCATCGATCGCCCCAAGGCATGCTTGCGTCAACTCTTGGGAGGTCACATCGCCCGCACGCAACGCATCGCGCGCCTCGGCCAGACCCAATTTGTTCAGATCAGTCATTCCACCACCTTTGGCACTGCAAAGAACCCCTCGCGCGCGTCTGGCGCATTGGTCAGGATGGCAGCTTGCTGGCTGCCGTCGGTTACAACATCTGTGCGCCGCTTAAGCCGCTGAGGCGTAACGGAGGTCATCGGCTCGACGCCTTCGATGTCCACTTCGGCCAACTGCTCGATGAAGCCCAAAATAGTATTAAACTCGCTGGCAAGCGCTGGAAGAGCCGCAGGATCAACCTTGATCCGGGCCAGTTTCGCCACGCGAGCGGCGGTGCTTTCATCTATCGACATGGGCGTCCTCTTGGGTTTCGGCACATATGGTTATTTGGCATTTACCCGGCCCAGCGCGCCCTCGCAAGGGCAGGTCCATCACGCAACGCAATGTGAAGTGAACTTTTCTGCACATCAGGCTTCGCGCGGCGGGAAAAATTGCTAAACTGGCGATGAGCGACATCAAAAAAAGGGTACCACTTTCATGAAGATCATCTGGCTTGGTCATGGCTCATTTCGCATCGAGATAGAAGAT
It encodes the following:
- the gatC gene encoding Asp-tRNA(Asn)/Glu-tRNA(Gln) amidotransferase subunit GatC is translated as MSIDESTAARVAKLARIKVDPAALPALASEFNTILGFIEQLAEVDIEGVEPMTSVTPQRLKRRTDVVTDGSQQAAILTNAPDAREGFFAVPKVVE